From Streptomyces sp. Edi4, one genomic window encodes:
- the thrC gene encoding threonine synthase, whose amino-acid sequence MSVQTAETRTSAESGTSAENASGTPVDLGPASGLSCRECGQRFELGPIFACELCFGPLEVAYDLPLGDPEALRERIEAGPENIWRYAPLLPVPADVADKPNLNPGFTKLVKADNLARELGVEPGKLFVKDDSGNPTHSFKDRVVAQALEAARAFGFTTLSCSSTGNLAGAVGAAAARAGFRSCVFIPHDLEQGKVVMAAVYGGELVGIEGNYDDVNRFCSELIGDPLGEGWGFVNVNLRPYYGEGSKTLAYEICEQLGWRLPDQLVIPIASGSQLTKIDKGLQELIKLGLVEDKPYKIFGAQAEGCSPVSTAFKAGHDVVRPQKPDTIAKSLAIGNPADGPYVLDIARRTGGAVEDVNDEQIVDAIKLLARTEGIFAETAGGVTVGVTKKLIDAGLIDPSLTTVVLNTGDGLKTLDAVAATSQATATIRPSLDAFRDAGLAR is encoded by the coding sequence GAACTTGGCCCGATTTTCGCCTGCGAACTGTGTTTCGGACCGCTCGAAGTCGCCTATGACCTGCCGCTCGGCGACCCCGAGGCGCTGCGCGAGCGGATCGAGGCGGGCCCCGAGAACATCTGGCGCTACGCCCCGCTGCTGCCGGTCCCGGCCGACGTCGCCGACAAGCCGAACCTGAATCCCGGCTTCACCAAGCTCGTCAAGGCCGACAACCTGGCGCGCGAGCTGGGCGTCGAGCCCGGCAAGCTGTTCGTCAAGGACGACTCCGGCAATCCGACGCACTCCTTCAAGGACCGCGTCGTCGCCCAGGCCCTCGAGGCCGCCCGCGCCTTCGGCTTCACCACGCTCTCCTGCTCCTCCACCGGAAACCTCGCCGGAGCGGTCGGCGCCGCCGCCGCGCGGGCCGGCTTCCGCTCCTGCGTGTTCATCCCGCACGACCTGGAACAGGGCAAGGTCGTCATGGCCGCGGTGTACGGCGGCGAGCTCGTCGGCATCGAGGGCAACTACGACGACGTGAACCGCTTCTGCTCCGAGCTCATCGGCGACCCGCTCGGCGAGGGCTGGGGCTTCGTCAACGTCAATCTGCGTCCGTACTACGGCGAGGGTTCCAAGACGCTGGCGTACGAGATCTGCGAACAGCTGGGCTGGCGCCTCCCCGACCAGCTGGTCATCCCGATCGCCTCGGGCTCCCAGCTCACCAAGATCGACAAGGGGCTCCAGGAGCTGATCAAGCTCGGCCTGGTCGAGGACAAGCCGTACAAGATCTTCGGCGCCCAGGCCGAGGGCTGCTCGCCGGTGTCGACCGCCTTCAAGGCCGGACACGACGTCGTACGCCCCCAGAAGCCCGACACCATCGCCAAGTCGCTCGCCATCGGCAACCCGGCGGACGGCCCCTACGTCCTGGACATCGCGCGCCGCACGGGCGGTGCGGTGGAGGACGTGAACGACGAACAGATCGTCGACGCCATCAAGCTCCTCGCCCGCACCGAGGGCATCTTCGCGGAGACCGCGGGCGGTGTGACGGTCGGCGTCACGAAGAAGCTCATCGACGCCGGTCTCATCGACCCCTCGCTCACCACGGTCGTGCTCAACACCGGTGACGGACTCAAGACCCTGGACGCGGTGGCCGCCACCTCCCAGGCGACCGCCACCATCCGCCCGAGCCTGGACGCCTTCCGCGACGCGGGCCTCGCGCGCTGA
- a CDS encoding ubiquitin-like small modifier protein 1, which produces MSVNVRIPTILRTYTGGKAEVTAEGTTLADVIADLEKNHTGIAARVLDDQGKLRRFVNVYVNDDDVRFEQGLETATPDGAGVSIIPAVAGG; this is translated from the coding sequence ATGAGCGTGAACGTCCGCATCCCCACGATCCTGCGCACCTACACCGGCGGCAAGGCCGAGGTCACGGCCGAGGGGACGACCCTGGCCGACGTCATCGCCGACCTGGAGAAGAACCACACCGGGATCGCCGCGCGCGTCCTGGACGACCAGGGCAAGCTGCGCCGCTTCGTCAACGTGTACGTCAACGACGATGACGTCCGCTTCGAGCAGGGCCTGGAGACGGCGACGCCGGACGGCGCGGGCGTCTCGATCATCCCCGCGGTCGCCGGCGGCTGA
- a CDS encoding cold-shock protein: MAQGTVKWFNAEKGYGFIAVDGGADVFVHYSAIQMDGYRTLEEGQRVEFEISQGQKGPQADMVKLAV, translated from the coding sequence ATGGCTCAGGGCACCGTCAAGTGGTTCAACGCGGAGAAGGGGTACGGCTTCATCGCGGTCGACGGTGGTGCGGATGTTTTCGTCCACTACAGCGCGATCCAGATGGACGGTTACCGCACCCTTGAAGAAGGTCAGCGAGTCGAGTTCGAGATCTCGCAGGGCCAGAAGGGTCCGCAGGCGGACATGGTCAAGCTCGCCGTCTGA
- the groL gene encoding chaperonin GroEL (60 kDa chaperone family; promotes refolding of misfolded polypeptides especially under stressful conditions; forms two stacked rings of heptamers to form a barrel-shaped 14mer; ends can be capped by GroES; misfolded proteins enter the barrel where they are refolded when GroES binds), with amino-acid sequence MAKIIAFDEEARRGLERGMNQLADAVKVTLGPKGRNVVLEKKWGAPTITNDGVSIAKEIELEDPYEKIGAELVKEVAKKTDDVAGDGTTTATVLAQALVREGLRNVAAGANPMALKRGIEKAVEAVSAALLEQAKDVETKEQIASTASISAADTQIGELIAEAMDKVGKEGVITVEESQTFGLELELTEGMRFDKGYISAYFATDMERMEASLDDPYILIVNSKISSVKDLLPLLEKVMQSGKPLLIIAEDVEGEALSTLVVNKIRGTFKSVAVKAPGFGDRRKAMLGDIAILTGGTVISEEVGLKLENAGLDLLGRARKVVITKDETTIVDGSGDSDQVQGRVNQIRAEIENSDSDYDREKLQERLAKLAGGVAVIKAGAATEVELKERKHRIEDAVRNAKAAVEEGIVAGGGVALLQASAVFEKLELEGDEATGAKAVKLALEAPLKQIAVNGGLEGGVIVEKVRNLPVGHGLNAATGEYVDMIAEGIIDPAKVTRSALQNAASIAALFLTTEAVIADKPEKAAAGGAPGGMPGGDMDF; translated from the coding sequence ATGGCCAAGATCATCGCGTTCGACGAGGAGGCACGGCGCGGTCTCGAGCGCGGGATGAACCAGCTCGCCGACGCCGTCAAGGTCACCCTCGGCCCCAAGGGCCGCAACGTCGTCCTCGAGAAGAAGTGGGGCGCCCCCACGATCACCAACGATGGTGTTTCCATCGCCAAGGAGATCGAGCTCGAGGACCCGTACGAGAAGATCGGCGCCGAGCTGGTCAAGGAAGTCGCCAAGAAGACGGACGACGTCGCCGGTGACGGAACGACCACCGCGACCGTCCTCGCCCAGGCCCTGGTGCGCGAGGGTCTGCGCAACGTGGCCGCCGGCGCCAACCCGATGGCCCTGAAGCGCGGCATCGAGAAGGCCGTCGAGGCCGTCTCCGCCGCCCTCCTGGAGCAGGCCAAGGACGTGGAGACCAAGGAGCAGATCGCTTCGACGGCCTCCATCTCCGCCGCCGACACCCAGATCGGCGAGCTCATCGCCGAGGCGATGGACAAGGTCGGCAAGGAAGGCGTCATCACCGTCGAGGAGTCGCAGACCTTCGGGCTCGAGCTTGAGCTCACCGAGGGCATGCGCTTCGACAAGGGCTACATCTCGGCGTACTTCGCCACCGACATGGAGCGTATGGAGGCGTCGCTCGACGACCCGTACATCCTGATCGTCAACTCGAAGATCAGCTCGGTCAAGGACCTGCTGCCGCTCCTCGAGAAGGTCATGCAGTCGGGCAAGCCCCTGCTGATCATCGCCGAGGACGTCGAGGGCGAGGCCCTGTCGACCCTGGTCGTCAACAAGATCCGCGGCACCTTCAAGTCCGTCGCCGTCAAGGCCCCGGGCTTCGGCGACCGCCGCAAGGCCATGCTCGGTGACATCGCCATCCTCACGGGCGGCACCGTCATCTCCGAGGAGGTCGGCCTCAAGCTGGAGAACGCCGGTCTCGACCTGCTCGGCCGCGCCCGCAAGGTCGTCATCACCAAGGACGAGACGACCATCGTCGACGGCTCCGGTGACAGCGACCAGGTCCAGGGCCGCGTCAACCAGATCCGCGCCGAGATCGAGAACAGCGACTCGGACTACGACCGCGAGAAGCTCCAGGAGCGCCTCGCCAAGCTCGCCGGCGGCGTGGCCGTCATCAAGGCGGGCGCGGCCACCGAGGTCGAGCTCAAGGAGCGCAAGCACCGCATCGAGGACGCCGTTCGCAACGCGAAGGCGGCCGTCGAGGAGGGCATCGTCGCCGGTGGTGGCGTGGCCCTGCTCCAGGCCTCCGCGGTGTTCGAGAAGCTGGAGCTCGAGGGCGACGAGGCGACCGGCGCCAAGGCCGTGAAGCTGGCCCTGGAGGCCCCGCTCAAGCAGATCGCCGTCAACGGTGGTCTCGAGGGTGGCGTCATCGTCGAGAAGGTGCGCAACCTGCCCGTCGGCCACGGCCTGAACGCCGCGACCGGTGAGTACGTCGACATGATCGCCGAGGGCATCATCGACCCGGCGAAGGTCACGCGCTCCGCGCTCCAGAACGCCGCCTCCATCGCGGCGCTCTTCCTCACCACCGAGGCCGTCATCGCCGACAAGCCGGAGAAGGCCGCCGCCGGCGGTGCCCCGGGCGGCATGCCGGGCGGTGACATGGACTTCTGA
- a CDS encoding DUF4097 family beta strand repeat-containing protein, with the protein MSTTQSTTESTTTSTTTKPAAAQSSTSRWRARACAAAALTVFAVGALGACGPMENKTFKDDATVKTAVTAVRIEGKSDGFRVRGKQHLTAATVHREVTYRDKSKPDTPTYRVENNVLVLGGCPGHCSVDYTVDVPAGIPVTGSTTAGGLNFSTVGAVKVSATDGRIVVNGATGPVDLRTTNGSIEAKRLKGEKVTAHASNGSVTLAPDTAQDVTAQTANGSITVTAPPAPYHVVAQTQNGSKHLGIRDDPAAGHRLNLTTDNGGITLKTAK; encoded by the coding sequence ATGAGCACCACCCAGTCCACCACCGAGTCCACCACCACCAGCACCACCACCAAGCCGGCTGCTGCCCAGTCCTCCACCTCCCGGTGGCGGGCCCGCGCGTGCGCGGCCGCGGCCCTCACCGTGTTCGCGGTGGGCGCGCTCGGCGCGTGCGGGCCGATGGAGAACAAGACGTTCAAGGACGACGCGACCGTCAAGACCGCGGTCACCGCGGTCCGTATCGAGGGAAAGTCGGACGGCTTCCGGGTCCGCGGCAAACAGCACCTGACCGCCGCGACGGTGCACCGTGAGGTCACCTACCGGGACAAGTCCAAGCCGGATACCCCGACATACCGCGTGGAGAACAACGTCCTGGTGCTCGGAGGCTGCCCGGGCCACTGCTCGGTGGACTACACGGTCGACGTCCCCGCCGGCATCCCGGTCACCGGCTCCACCACGGCGGGCGGTCTGAACTTCTCGACGGTCGGCGCGGTGAAGGTGTCCGCCACCGACGGCCGGATCGTGGTGAACGGCGCGACAGGCCCGGTCGACCTGCGCACCACCAATGGCTCGATCGAAGCGAAGCGCCTCAAGGGCGAGAAGGTCACGGCGCACGCCTCCAACGGCTCGGTCACCCTCGCCCCCGACACCGCGCAGGACGTCACGGCCCAGACCGCCAACGGCAGCATCACCGTGACCGCCCCGCCCGCCCCGTACCACGTAGTGGCCCAGACCCAGAACGGCAGCAAGCACCTCGGTATACGGGACGACCCCGCCGCCGGCCACCGCCTGAACCTGACAACAGACAACGGCGGCATAACGCTGAAGACCGCCAAATAG
- the mycP gene encoding type VII secretion-associated serine protease mycosin codes for MGVAASPALANRTRDDQWHLDVMKAEEMWRTSTGKGITVAVIDTGVDPDNEDLAGQVLAGKDFAQNQSGGAHNDYDGHGTSMAGLIAGTGAAHGGNGALGLAPGTKILPLRMPDSTKAPNQAEGNKQFNTIAPQAIRYAADQHARVINISLGTGITEGSPMLTAAVKYALDKGSLVFAAVGNYANVDNEVEYPAATPGVVGVGAVGKDLHKTSESEYGPQVDVAAPGDDMVHACKSETGLCTSHGTSDATALASASAALIWSKHPEWTNNQVLRVMLNTIGGPTDGAKRNDSIGYGIVRPRVALVNPGDPGPADVYPLPDPPASGASAAPAKPTPGRAASKAAEKPAGNQPTRLLPWGLGALGLVGALLGLWFVLRTRRNRRAAAQMPYGGSWGPGPGWPEQQHHDRTRRY; via the coding sequence GTGGGCGTCGCAGCTTCACCTGCCCTGGCGAATCGGACGCGCGACGATCAGTGGCATCTCGACGTCATGAAGGCGGAGGAGATGTGGCGTACGAGCACGGGTAAAGGCATCACTGTTGCCGTGATCGACACGGGCGTGGATCCGGACAATGAAGATCTGGCGGGGCAGGTTCTGGCTGGCAAGGATTTCGCCCAGAACCAGTCGGGCGGCGCGCACAACGACTATGACGGCCACGGGACCAGCATGGCCGGGTTGATCGCTGGGACGGGAGCCGCGCATGGCGGAAACGGTGCTCTGGGCCTTGCCCCCGGTACGAAAATCCTGCCACTCCGCATGCCCGATTCAACCAAGGCCCCGAACCAGGCCGAGGGAAACAAGCAGTTCAACACGATTGCTCCCCAGGCCATCCGTTATGCGGCCGACCAACACGCACGGGTCATCAACATCTCCTTGGGAACGGGGATCACCGAAGGCTCTCCAATGTTGACGGCGGCCGTAAAGTACGCCTTGGACAAGGGATCGTTGGTCTTTGCAGCCGTCGGCAACTACGCCAATGTGGACAACGAGGTTGAGTACCCAGCCGCCACTCCGGGTGTCGTCGGAGTCGGGGCGGTGGGCAAGGACCTTCACAAGACGTCGGAGTCTGAGTACGGCCCCCAGGTAGATGTGGCTGCGCCCGGTGACGACATGGTGCACGCCTGCAAAAGTGAGACCGGCCTATGCACATCCCACGGCACCAGCGACGCCACCGCCCTCGCGTCCGCCTCCGCCGCTCTGATTTGGTCCAAGCATCCGGAGTGGACGAACAACCAGGTTCTGCGGGTCATGTTGAACACGATCGGTGGTCCCACGGACGGGGCCAAGCGGAACGATTCGATCGGGTACGGGATCGTCCGCCCCCGCGTGGCCCTGGTGAATCCGGGCGACCCGGGCCCGGCGGACGTGTACCCGTTGCCGGACCCCCCGGCGTCCGGGGCGTCGGCCGCGCCGGCGAAACCGACCCCGGGACGTGCCGCGTCCAAGGCGGCGGAGAAGCCCGCGGGCAACCAGCCAACTCGTCTGCTGCCGTGGGGCCTCGGAGCCCTGGGGCTGGTCGGCGCCCTCCTCGGCCTCTGGTTCGTCCTCCGCACGCGCCGAAACCGTCGAGCCGCCGCCCAAATGCCATACGGCGGCAGTTGGGGACCAGGGCCAGGCTGGCCGGAGCAGCAGCACCACGACCGTACGAGGAGGTACTGA